The Pirellulimonas nuda genome includes a region encoding these proteins:
- the flgB gene encoding flagellar basal body rod protein FlgB has translation MLANLFQGSTVPVLEQVVNFAEARHGVLAGNIANLDTPGYKSRDLSPQLFQEKLKNAVESRRNRPDASEIGSPGLLAAPRTERADEFAAVSESLAGMLRHDGTDVSIENQVAEISKNQSMHNMAVSLLSQQFRLMRSAISERGV, from the coding sequence ATGCTCGCCAATCTATTCCAAGGCTCAACGGTGCCTGTGCTGGAGCAGGTGGTGAACTTTGCCGAGGCGCGGCACGGGGTGCTCGCGGGCAACATTGCGAACCTTGACACTCCCGGCTATAAGTCGCGCGATCTTTCTCCCCAGTTGTTCCAGGAAAAACTGAAGAACGCGGTCGAGTCGCGCCGCAACCGCCCCGACGCATCCGAAATCGGATCGCCGGGCCTGCTTGCTGCGCCCCGCACCGAGCGGGCCGACGAGTTCGCCGCGGTCAGCGAGTCGCTCGCCGGCATGCTGCGACACGACGGCACGGACGTGAGCATCGAAAACCAGGTGGCGGAGATCTCAAAGAACCAATCAATGCACAACATGGCGGTCAGTCTGCTATCGCAACAGTTCCGACTGATGCGGTCCGCGATCAGCGAACGAGGCGTGTAA
- a CDS encoding sigma-54-dependent transcriptional regulator → MSQPAPPSKPSVLVVDDHAAARQSVADVLGCAGYAVRTCSSAVEALNVLRDARADVVVSDLQMPGMSGLELVREVERRRIPSAVLMITAHASVSTAVEAMRSGAFDYLEKPFDAGKLEDCVARALDRRRIEARSERGAAAPGEVEMLGESEAMRRLRDQIERIARTDETVLICGESGVGKELVARTLHAQSRRGAGPFVGLNCPVLSEQLTESELFGHCRGAFTGADADRVGRFEQASGGSLLLDEVTEINPALQAKLLRVLQERVFERVGSSQSTPADVRVLATTNRDLQTEVSAGRFREDLYFRLAVVPIEVPPLRSRGGDVLLLAERFAASASQRLGRPTPTLEPAASQLLLDYTWPGNVRELHNVITRACVLGEEGELAESLLRPWLAGGRAAAPPQPSSVPAAVGQSLAEAERRLIEATLDRFGGHRARTAEALGIGVRTLSGKLRDYGYAPREKSYSKAG, encoded by the coding sequence ATGAGCCAACCGGCGCCGCCATCTAAACCGAGCGTCCTGGTGGTCGACGACCACGCCGCTGCGCGGCAGTCGGTCGCCGACGTGCTGGGGTGCGCCGGGTACGCCGTGCGGACCTGCTCGAGCGCCGTCGAGGCGCTCAACGTGCTGCGCGACGCCCGCGCCGACGTGGTGGTGAGCGATCTGCAGATGCCGGGCATGAGCGGGCTGGAGCTGGTCCGCGAGGTGGAACGCCGGCGGATCCCGTCCGCGGTGCTGATGATCACCGCCCACGCCAGCGTGAGCACGGCGGTCGAGGCGATGCGGAGCGGCGCCTTCGACTATCTAGAAAAGCCCTTCGACGCCGGCAAGCTGGAGGACTGCGTCGCCAGGGCGCTCGACCGTCGACGGATCGAGGCCCGCTCGGAGCGGGGCGCCGCGGCGCCGGGAGAAGTCGAGATGCTGGGCGAGTCCGAGGCCATGCGCCGGCTCCGCGACCAGATCGAGCGGATCGCCCGCACGGACGAGACCGTGCTCATCTGCGGAGAGAGCGGCGTCGGCAAGGAGCTGGTCGCCCGCACGCTGCACGCCCAGAGCCGCCGGGGCGCCGGGCCGTTCGTCGGGCTCAACTGCCCGGTGCTTTCCGAGCAGCTTACCGAGAGCGAGTTGTTCGGCCACTGCCGCGGCGCGTTCACCGGCGCCGACGCCGACCGGGTCGGCCGGTTCGAGCAGGCCTCCGGCGGATCGCTGCTGCTGGACGAGGTGACCGAGATCAACCCGGCCCTACAGGCCAAGCTGCTGCGGGTGCTGCAAGAACGCGTCTTCGAGCGTGTCGGCTCGAGCCAGTCGACGCCGGCCGACGTCCGTGTGCTGGCCACAACCAACCGCGACCTCCAGACCGAGGTCTCGGCCGGACGGTTCCGGGAAGACCTCTACTTTCGGCTCGCCGTGGTCCCGATCGAGGTGCCGCCGCTCCGCAGCCGCGGAGGCGACGTGCTGCTGCTGGCGGAGCGCTTCGCGGCCTCCGCGTCGCAGCGATTGGGGCGTCCGACCCCGACGCTCGAACCCGCCGCCAGCCAACTGCTGCTCGACTACACGTGGCCGGGGAACGTGCGGGAACTGCACAACGTGATCACACGCGCCTGCGTGCTGGGCGAAGAAGGGGAGTTGGCCGAGTCGCTGTTGCGCCCCTGGCTTGCCGGCGGCCGAGCGGCCGCCCCCCCCCAACCGAGTAGCGTTCCGGCGGCCGTAGGGCAGTCGCTCGCCGAGGCAGAGCGGCGCCTGATCGAGGCGACGCTCGACCGCTTCGGCGGCCACCGCGCTCGCACCGCCGAGGCGCTGGGCATCGGGGTGCGGACCCTCAGCGGCAAGCTGCGGGACTACGGCTACGCCCCGCGGGAGAAGAGCTACTCCAAAGCAGGATAA
- a CDS encoding sensor histidine kinase, translating into MVPQQNAAAPDAGRQRTSLRIAPQTQDEHAPLESEDLQAILAAWNQATVRLEQTHVALQGEVARLTTELEVKNRELARENRLADLGRMASHVAHEVRNNLVPVSLYLSLLRRRLSADRETLDVLSKVEAGFTALDATVNDLLSFTAHRQPSWSNFLVCELIEEVCESLAPQLQAQGIDVELDVPPNTLVSADREMIRRALLNLVLNAMDAMPGGGELVATSFDGPRGFEIEIADSGPGLSPEQRKRLFEPFFTTKESGTGLGLSVVMHVAEAHGGVVTAENCPEGGAAFTIRIPRKVMRAAA; encoded by the coding sequence ATGGTCCCCCAACAAAACGCCGCCGCCCCCGACGCCGGTCGTCAGCGAACCTCCCTGCGGATCGCTCCGCAGACGCAGGACGAGCACGCGCCGCTGGAGTCGGAAGACCTGCAAGCGATCCTCGCGGCTTGGAACCAGGCGACCGTGCGGCTCGAGCAGACGCACGTCGCGCTGCAGGGCGAGGTCGCCCGCCTGACGACCGAGCTGGAAGTCAAGAACCGCGAACTGGCCCGTGAGAACCGGCTGGCCGACCTCGGCCGGATGGCCTCGCACGTGGCGCACGAGGTTAGGAACAACCTGGTCCCTGTTTCGTTGTACCTGAGTTTACTGCGTCGTCGGCTCTCCGCGGACCGGGAGACGCTCGACGTGCTTTCCAAGGTCGAGGCAGGGTTTACCGCCCTGGACGCCACCGTGAACGATCTACTGAGCTTCACCGCCCACCGCCAGCCGAGCTGGTCGAACTTCCTGGTGTGCGAGCTGATCGAAGAGGTCTGCGAGTCGCTCGCCCCGCAGCTCCAAGCGCAAGGGATCGACGTCGAGCTCGACGTCCCCCCCAACACGCTGGTGAGCGCCGACCGTGAGATGATCCGACGCGCGCTGTTGAACCTGGTGCTCAACGCGATGGACGCGATGCCCGGCGGCGGCGAGCTGGTGGCGACCAGCTTCGACGGGCCGCGCGGCTTCGAGATCGAGATCGCCGACAGCGGGCCCGGGCTGTCGCCCGAGCAACGCAAGCGGCTGTTCGAGCCCTTCTTCACCACCAAAGAAAGCGGCACCGGCCTGGGGCTGAGCGTGGTGATGCACGTGGCCGAGGCCCACGGCGGCGTCGTGACCGCCGAGAACTGCCCCGAAGGGGGCGCCGCGTTCACGATCCGCATCCCCCGCAAAGTGATGAGGGCCGCCGCATGA
- a CDS encoding tetratricopeptide repeat protein, with translation MKEPDALPTPSRPGLLSRARAWAGASRMRQLAIAATLGAVVLGTIVAWLATARLALQRQALTLPRALRALDEGEWETAGLIADQLHGSLEPTDGPPGGVLYVLGASQAARAKAEWSPERRKNGYASAARYLQQAQILGLPEEREADAAFLLGFSLVESDQLEQGKEALEEAIELGCTEPQLANRLIAESYFFSSPPRYAEAIERLDRILSEEGADPNDPERVEAKLRKAEALNALSRYSEALTELTDEVPPDLAARRAVARAAAQIGAARAAEGPQRAELLELAVEEIKRAESLDKLATGPTRAARLLAGRVAELRGRPDEAQQSYEVLRRSFGACAESVAAAIAEGDMALAAGNQALATESYRRSLLLLADVPTIRSELAPKHELRKSLIDAGAKLVRAGRFEDAISLLGDMGSLLEPGEQAELRADTLAAWGEALLAAPDEPTQHEGYRRLREAGQNYERLAEIRYATAEYPEYLWRSSEAYLSGHSFTSAARILRRYLNEETKRRGAQALLRMGQAQLGLGSTDAAIAALEECIEFYPNDAASYQARLDCARAYQARGKSERAEALLRDNLVGGTLAPRSAEWRDSLLELGRLLHEQGRHAEASDKLEEYVLRYPGSQEAQLARYLTAESYRHSAAAPMAAAVDAPALAEREKARELAHARLSEALRLYSAVQKEITLGGAIDDLSRAMLRNCYMMQGSVLFDLERYKDAIDMYSNVSTLYQDQPFVLETLVEISLCWRRLRDPIKARLTVKQAQELLERLPPETDFASSTNLKQDEWRMLLDEMGRW, from the coding sequence ATGAAAGAGCCCGACGCGCTACCAACGCCTAGCCGGCCGGGGTTGCTCTCCCGCGCCCGGGCCTGGGCCGGCGCAAGCCGGATGCGTCAACTAGCGATCGCCGCGACGCTGGGGGCGGTGGTGCTGGGCACGATCGTGGCGTGGCTGGCGACCGCCAGGCTGGCGCTCCAGCGGCAGGCCCTCACGCTCCCCAGGGCCCTCCGCGCCCTGGACGAGGGCGAATGGGAGACGGCCGGCCTGATCGCCGACCAACTGCACGGCAGTCTCGAGCCAACCGACGGCCCGCCGGGCGGGGTGCTGTACGTGCTGGGGGCTTCGCAGGCCGCACGCGCCAAGGCAGAGTGGTCCCCCGAACGAAGAAAAAACGGCTACGCTTCCGCGGCCCGCTACCTGCAGCAGGCGCAGATCCTTGGGCTCCCGGAAGAGCGTGAGGCCGACGCGGCGTTCCTGCTGGGCTTCAGCCTGGTCGAGAGTGATCAGCTAGAGCAAGGGAAGGAGGCGCTCGAAGAAGCGATCGAGCTGGGCTGCACCGAGCCGCAGCTCGCGAACCGGCTGATTGCAGAATCCTACTTTTTCTCTTCCCCGCCGCGTTACGCAGAAGCGATCGAGCGGCTGGATCGCATCCTCTCGGAGGAAGGGGCCGACCCGAACGACCCAGAACGTGTCGAGGCGAAGCTCCGCAAGGCGGAGGCGCTCAACGCGCTCTCGCGTTACAGCGAGGCGCTGACGGAGTTGACCGACGAGGTTCCGCCCGACCTGGCCGCCCGCCGGGCGGTGGCCCGGGCCGCCGCGCAAATCGGCGCCGCCCGCGCCGCCGAGGGACCGCAGCGCGCCGAGTTGCTGGAACTAGCCGTTGAAGAGATCAAGCGTGCAGAATCGCTGGACAAGCTAGCAACGGGCCCGACACGGGCGGCCAGGCTCTTGGCCGGCCGGGTGGCGGAGCTGCGGGGACGCCCCGACGAAGCGCAGCAGAGCTACGAGGTTCTGCGGCGGAGCTTCGGCGCCTGCGCAGAATCGGTGGCCGCCGCGATCGCCGAAGGCGACATGGCCCTCGCGGCCGGCAACCAGGCGTTGGCAACGGAGTCGTACCGCCGGTCGCTGCTGCTGCTGGCCGACGTGCCGACCATCCGCAGCGAGCTGGCGCCGAAGCACGAGCTGCGGAAGAGCTTGATCGACGCGGGCGCCAAACTGGTGCGGGCGGGCCGATTTGAGGACGCGATCTCCCTACTAGGCGACATGGGGTCCCTGCTTGAGCCGGGCGAACAGGCCGAGTTGCGCGCCGACACGCTGGCGGCCTGGGGCGAAGCGTTGCTGGCGGCCCCCGACGAGCCGACCCAACACGAGGGCTATCGGCGCCTCCGCGAGGCCGGGCAGAACTACGAACGGCTCGCGGAGATCCGCTACGCCACGGCCGAGTACCCCGAGTACTTGTGGCGGTCCTCGGAGGCCTACCTGAGCGGCCACAGCTTCACCAGCGCCGCGCGGATCTTGCGTCGCTACCTGAACGAGGAGACCAAACGACGCGGCGCACAGGCGCTGTTGCGGATGGGGCAGGCGCAGCTCGGGCTGGGATCGACCGACGCCGCGATTGCTGCGCTGGAGGAGTGCATCGAGTTCTACCCCAACGACGCCGCTAGCTATCAGGCGCGGCTCGACTGCGCCCGCGCCTACCAGGCCCGCGGCAAGAGCGAGCGCGCCGAGGCGTTGCTGCGTGACAACCTGGTCGGCGGGACACTGGCCCCCCGCAGCGCCGAGTGGCGAGACTCTCTGCTGGAGCTGGGGCGGCTGCTGCACGAGCAGGGCAGGCACGCCGAGGCTTCCGACAAGCTTGAAGAGTACGTGCTGCGGTACCCGGGATCGCAGGAGGCGCAGTTGGCCCGCTACCTCACGGCCGAGTCATACCGCCACTCGGCGGCGGCCCCGATGGCGGCGGCGGTCGACGCCCCCGCGCTGGCCGAGCGTGAAAAGGCGCGGGAGCTGGCCCACGCGCGCCTGAGCGAGGCGCTGCGGCTGTACAGCGCGGTGCAAAAAGAAATCACGCTCGGGGGCGCTATCGACGACCTTTCGCGTGCGATGCTGCGCAACTGCTACATGATGCAGGGGTCAGTGCTCTTCGACCTGGAGCGCTACAAGGACGCGATCGACATGTACTCGAACGTCTCTACCCTGTATCAGGACCAGCCGTTCGTGCTGGAGACGCTGGTAGAGATCTCGCTCTGCTGGCGGCGCCTGCGCGACCCGATCAAGGCGCGGCTGACCGTCAAGCAGGCGCAGGAACTGCTTGAGCGGCTCCCCCCCGAGACCGACTTCGCCAGCAGCACCAACCTGAAGCAGGACGAGTGGCGGATGCTGCTGGACGAGATGGGGAGGTGGTGA